From Rhodococcus sp. B7740:
GGGTGGTGGATGTCAGCCAGCCGGCGGGGCCGGGGAAACCGAGCTTCTCCCGGCTCACGCGGGTGTCGATCTCGGCGACGAGGGCGATGCGGCGGGCCTCCAACAACTGAATCTGGTGGGAGACCGCGGCGGCGTCGGCGAGGAGTTCACTCTCGCTCAGTTGCCAGATCGCTGCGGTCATGGGAGCAAGTGTATCGAACGCGCGTTCGACTGGCAACCATAGTGCAACCGAAAACTATTGTCCTGCTTAACTATTCGCTATCCAGAACCTGTCGGTGGGGTGTGGTATCGGACCGCCACGCCGTCGTACGCGTGCGATCTGCCGCCCTTGCGGCTTACCCGTACGCCCTCGGGCAGTCGATCACCGACGCCTGAGGCGTCGAACGGTCCGCACCAGATGTAGAACTCTGCCGCATCACGCACTACCCATCTATAGACGGGGAACCGTCGGCAGAAGATGTCCGCGTCGATTCCTCTGTACGACTGGAATCCGCGGGTGCGTATCTCGAACGAACTGGTACTTCAGTCCGTCATATCTTCGGATGAACTATCAATCAGCTTCTCTGGCAACACGTTCCAGTTCATCTCGGTAGGCGGCCCACCATGCTGCGTCGCCGTCGGTCATGTTTTCGTTCCCCAGTCGCAACCCGACGGAATCGTCGATGAGCTCGCGCACGATGTCTGCATGCCCGGCATGTCGATTCGTTTCGATGCACACATGCACCAGAACACGGTGCAACGTGACTTCCTGCTTCTCGGCGGGCCAGTGCAGTACGCGTCCGACGGTGTCGAGGTCGTTCGATTCGATGGTCTTGTCGGCGTGAAGCCAGGCCTCGCGATACAGGTCGACGATGAACTCGGAGGGTTCATCGGCGGCGGCCCACATATCGGAGTTCGCTTGCGCGACAGCTGATTTCTCCAGTTCGGTGAATCGGGCCGGGAATTCGCGGCCGAAGGTGAGGCCGAAATAGCCGTACTCGACGATCGCCAGGTGCTTGATCAAGCCCAGGAGATTCGTCCCAGTCGGCGTCATCGGCCGTCGTTTCTGGTACTCGGTGAGACCGTCGAGCTTCCACAGCATGTTCTCGCGGGCGATCCGCAGGTACTGGTGCAGCTCGTCTTTCATGCTGGTCGGCTCGCCCACGCTCGTCAGCTCACCGACGCGTGCCAGACCAGAGCGGCAGCCAGCGCGCCGAGTCCGTTCAACGACCAGTGCAGGGCGATAGGGGCGATCAAACTTCCGCTACGGCTGCGCAGCCACGTGAACACCACACCCGCCGCCGCAGTGGCCACCACGGCCAGCGCTATACCGACTATCTGCCCGAACAGCCCGCCGCCGAGAAACCCGCTCAGCCCCACGTTGCCCGCCGTCAGCCCGAGCGACGACGCGATGTGCCACAGACCGAACAGTAGAGATCCTGCAGCGAACACGCCGCGAGCTCCGTAGATGCGTCCCAACGTGCCGTGCAGAACCCCGCGGAATGCGAGTTCCTCCGGGATGACGGTCTGCAGCGGAATGACGATCATCGACGCGACGATGGCGGCGGATACGGTTGCGTATCGGTCGGCCATGAAGAACGGCCGAGTCAGCGGCAGCAACGCACCGATCGCGACGACGGTGAGGACGATCCCGACGGCTCCGAGTGCGTACAAAGATCCGGTCTTCCACTGCTTGGGAGACAGTCCCAGTTCGGCCCACCCCAGACCGCGACGGTTCGCCAGGACGACCAGCAGGACAGCGGCGATCGGAACCGTCGCGATACTGGCCCACACCGTGGTGAAGTGCGCGATGAGGTTGGTGCCCACGAGTACGAGGACGACGATGGCGACGTCGAGGTAAGCGTGGAAGGCGCGTCGTGGCGCCACGCTCCCGGCCGTGTTCACAGCAAGCATTGGAGCGAGTGTACTGGCGTCAGCTGAGAGCGCCCGGTGAATCGAGGCTTCGGTCGAGGCCTTTGCGGTCGTAGATGCGGGTGAACACCACGCCGAACACGAGCCCGATGAGCAGTCCGAGCGACGTCATCCCCACCGAGTGCAGCAGGCCTGCGTCGAGTGAGGCGTTGAAGTACAGGATCGAGCGGGTGCCGAGGAAGATCTGATGCATCGGCTCGAACTGCGCGAGCCAGGTGAAGAGCCGCGGGCTGGCTTCGAGGGGAATGGTGCCACCCGAGGAGGGCAACGCCAGGATGATGAACACGATCAGATTGATCAGCAGTCCTGCCGTGCCGAACGCGGACATCACCGCCAATGCCGTGATGCCGACCGCGGTGATCGCGAACGCGCCGTACATCCACAGGGTCCAGGCGTGGGTGATCGGCATACCGAGCAGATGACTGATCAGCAGATACAGGGCAGACACCAGCATGGCCAGTACGACCATGACGAGCCACTTCACGAGCAGCGTCCGGAAGCGGTTGATCAGGGTCGGTCCGCGATGGATGTACTTGGGACCGATCTCTGTGGGCGTGAATCCGAGTAGGCCGTCGACGAGTGCGCTGACGATGGTCGCACCGGTGAAGCCCGCCAGGACGAGCAAGAGCGCGTAGTAGAAGGCGGACAGGCCACCGCCGGTGCCGTCGGGCAGAGGATCGTATTGCGCAACGATCACATCGATCGGCTGCGCGAGGGTGAGAGCACTTGCACCGGCGAGCTGAGTCTCGCCGAGCTGTTGGCGTACCTGTTCGGTGATCTGCTGTCCCACAGTTTCATTGACCGACTCGAACGCCGGTGTTGCGACACCGGTCACGAGTGACATTCCGAAACTGCCCGCACGTGGGTTGGTGTAGACCGTGATGATCGGCTTCTCGACGTCCCCGGGAATCACGCTCGCCTGAGCGAGGATTCCCATTCGCTTGGTGAAATCGCTGGGAATGACGATGGAACCGTAGGCCTCGGCCGTCGACAGCAGCGATTGTGCCTGCGCCGGTCCGACTTCCCTGAAATCGACCTTCTCCGGATCGACGTTCTGCAGCAGACCCTCGACGATGTCGTTGCCTATGTTGCGTTGCTCGCCCGCGAGGGTGTCGCCCTCGTCCTGGTTGACGATCGCGATGGGTAGGTCGTGCAGATTGCCCCTGGGGTCGAGCACGCCGCCTAGATACAGCGCGGCGAGAAACGACATCAGGGTCGAGACCACCAGGATGGGCGCGAGCCAGAAACGCGGCGAACGAAGGACGTCGGCCATCGACCGAGGGGTTCTGTCGGAGGTCACCGCATCAGTGTCGCAAGTTCGGCTCCCGTGTGCGCGGTAGTTCGACTCTTGCTACGAGACCGGGATGGAGCCTGCGGAACGACCGCAGGCCCCCAGCCGCTGGACCGTCAGGCGTCGGCCCGACGCGGCAACTTCCACTCCGGGCGGACCCAGTGGCAGGTGTAACCCTCGGGGTACTTCTGCAGGTAGTCCTGGTGCTCGGGCTCGGCTTCCCAGAAATCTCCGGCCGCGGTCACCTCGGTGACGACCTTGCCCGGCCACAGTCCCGACGCGTCGACGTCGGCAATGGTGTCCTCAGCGACGCGCTTCTGCTCGTCGGTGAGGTAGAAGATGGCCGAGCGGTAGCTGGCACCGATGTCGTTGCCCTGACGGTTCTTGGTGGTGGGGTCGTGGATCTGGAAGAAGAACTCGAGCAGATCGCGGTACGTCGTCTGGGTGGGGTCGTAGACGACCTCCAGTCCCTCGGCGTGGTTGCCGTGATTGCGGTAGGTCGCGTTGGGGACCTCGCCGCCGGTGTAGCCGACGCGGGTGGAGATCACGCCCGGGAGCTTGCGGACGAGCTCTTCGGCTCCCCAGAAGCATCCTCCGGCGAGAATGGCGGTTTCGGTGGCTGCAGACATCGTTGCTCTCCTAGCTCTTTATCGATCGATACGTGGGGTTCAACGAACGAGGCGTCCTCATAATTCCGAATCGTGGGTGCGTTCTCCGACCTCGAGGACCAGTTTGCCGGTGTTGGCTCCGTCGAACAGCAGGTTCAGTGTCGATCCGAAGGCGGGGACGCCGCCGATCTCGATCTGCTCCCGCGCCGTCATCTTGCCGCTGGTGAGCAGTTCGGACAGTGCGTCGATGCCCTCCTGGTAGCGATCGAGGTAGTCGAAGATGATGAAGCCCGTCATCGACGCCCGATTGATCAACAGGGACAGGTAGTGCGCCGGGCCGGTTTGCGGATCGGTGGCGTTGTAGCCGGAGATGGCTCCGCACAACACCACTCGCGCTCCCTTGCGCAGCCGTGAGAGGGCCGCGTCGAGGATCTCACCGCCGACGTTGTCGAAATACACGTCGATGCCCTCGGGTGCAGCCGCCTTCAGGCCCTTGTACACCGACTCGTTCTTGTAGTCGATCGCTGCGTCGAAACCCAGTTCCTCGGTGAGCCACGCGCACTTCTCGGGACCACCCGCAATGCCGATCACAGTGGCTCCCTTGGCTTTTGCGATCTGGCCCGCGATGCTGCCCACGGCGCCCGCGGCTCCGGAGATCACCACGGTGTCGCCCTCGGTGAGCTTGCCGACGTCCATCAGGCCGAAGTACGCCGTCAGTCCCGGGAAGCCGAGCGCTCCGAGCCACGTGGGTGCCGGTGCGATGGATTCGTCGACCTTCTGCACCCCCGTGCCGTCCGACAGTGCGTGCTCGGTGACGCCGAACGAGCCCGAAACGATCTCTCCGACAGCATAATCGGGGTGGTGGGATTCCAGCACCCGTCCCACGGCGTGCGCCCGCATCACCTCGCCGATCCCGACGGGCGGTACGTACGAGCGCGCATCGTTGAGCCAGCCCCGCATCGCCGGGTCGAGAGAGACGTAGTCGACGGTGACGACGAACTCGCCGTCGCCCGGCGTGGGAATCGGTTCCTCGGTGAGGTTCCACGTCGACTCGTCGGGACGTCCCACCGGGCGCTGAGCCAATCGGATCTGACGGTTCACAGATGTCATCTACCGTTCCTTCCACGTCGAAGACAGGTCACCTCGACACTAGGGCAGAATGACGTCACGATGACCAACGCGCCGAACACCACCCGCCTCGCCCCCCGTCTCGTCGCCAGCGACGTCGACGGCACTCTGCTCGACCAGCACGAGCGTGTCACCGAACGCACCAGGCGTGCCGTGTCGGCCGTCGTCGCCGACGGCGTGCCGTTCGTGCTGTCCACCGGCCGCCCGCCGCGGTGGATCCACCCCGTCGTCGATCAGTTGGGATACGCGCCGATGTCGGTGTGCGCCAACGGAGCGGTCATCTACGACGCCGCCAACGATCGCGTGCTCAGCGCCGAGACGCTCTCGGTGCAGACACTGCAGTGGTTGGCCGACGTCGCCTATCGCGCACTGCCGGGCTGCGGGCTGGCCGCGGAGCGGGTGGGCCGGACGGCACACGACTCGGCCACCCCGCAGTTCGTCAGCTCCCCGGGCTACGAGCACGCCTGGCTGAACCCGGACAACGTCGAGATGACCGAGGACGATGTGGTCGACGTTCCGGCCGTCAAGCTGCTGATTCGTCTTTCCGGCTCCACCAGCGGACACATGGCAGACATCCTGTCCCCGCTGATCTCCGGTCGCGCCGACCTGACGTTCTCCACCGACAACGGACTGATCGAGCTCTCGGCACCGGGAATCACCAAGGCGTCGGGTCTGGCCAAGGTCGCCGAGACCCTGTCGGTGGACGTGAAGGACATCGTGGCCTTCGGCGACATGCCCAACGACGTCCCGATGTTGACGATGGTGGGACTGGGTGTCGCGATGGGTAACGCGCATCCGGCTGCCGTCGCGGCGGCGAACGAGGTGACCGTCACCAACGCAGAAGACGGAGTGGCGCACGTCCTCGAACGCTGGTGGTGACGCGTCGCCACGCTGGGCACGAAGGTGTAGTACCGGAACGCGAAATGGCCGAGTCACCACGGTGACTCGGCCATTTCCCTGGTGAATCTCAGCCTGCGGGTGCGGGCTCCGGTGCGGGAGCGGGCACAGGGGCCGGTTCCACCGGTGCTGCAACGGGGTTCTGCATCTCCGCGTTGTAGGTGTCGTTGTACGTCTTGATCACCGTGGTCACGATTCCGGTGAGCTCGTTGAAGATCAGCGAGCCGTTCTCGAAGTCGGTCCGGAGGCCCTCCGGCACCCGGAACTCGTCGGTGAGCGGCAGACCGAGCACGCCGTCGACGCCACCCTGCTGCACGTACTGCTGGAAGATCTTGCCGATGACGGCCACGGCCTGGCCTGCCATGTTGGTGATGATCTCACCGTTGGCGAACTGCGCCTTCTCGCGGCCACCGCTGACCTGCACCAGACCGCTCACCGGTACGCCCAGCGCACCGGTTTCGCCGCCCGAGGACAACCACTTCTGAGCGACGGGACTGGTCGACGCCAGACGCTGCAACTCGGCGACCAGGGCCGGGATGTTCTCGCCCAGAGTGGAACTGACGTCGGTGCCCGGACGGGACGGTGCCGCGTCGGTCACTGCGGTATCGGGAGCTGTGTCGGTCACGTCGGGCGAGACCGGAGTGGCATCTCCGCCGCCGCCGAGGTTCGCCGCAGCGATGTCGCGGATCTCTCCGAGCCGCGCGTATCCGGCGTCACCCGGGCATTCGGTGTTGCCGACGTCGCGGTGGCCGAAGATCACCGGCAGGTCGATGCTCTTGCCCTTGCCGACGAACGTGAAATTCGTTCCCTCCGAGGTCATCGTGGTGGTGCCCTTGGGGTCGAGACCGGCCTTGCCCAGTCGCCATCCGAGGAACTTGCCGACCGAATCGATGGTCTCCTGCGAGGGATCCTCGTTGGAGTAGTCGCCCATCATGGCCACACCGACGGTGTTCTCGTTGAACCCGCCCGCGTGGGCACCCTGAACCGGCTTGTCCAGACCGCCCGCGCGGCCCTCGAAGATCTGACCGTACTTGTCGACGATGGCGTTGTACCCGATGTCGCACCAGCCGAGCGTCTGCGCGTGGTACGCGTAGATGGCTCGGACGATTTCGGCCGATTCGGACTTGGAGTAGTCGTTGCTGCCTGCGGTGTGGTGCACGGTGGCACCACCGATGAAGTCGTCGATCGTCGGTGTGGCGCAACGGATCGACTCGTCGGCACCCCACTGAGCGCGGGTGATCACGTTCGGGCCTGCGTCACCGGCGACGGGAGTGGCGAGGTCGCTCAGTGCCGAGTCGGCGGGCGACGTGCCGGGGGTGATGAGTACCGCGCTGATGTCGTTCACGGCCGCGGCCAGCTGTTCGGCCGAGCTGTCGGACTCGGGTGCCGGGGCCGCGGGATCGGCCGGAGCCGGATCCTGTTGGCGCAGTGGCTTGCTCGATGACGCCGGGGTGTAGCCCAAGGGCTGTTCCGCGGCAGCGGGAACCTCGGCCGGAGCGCCGGGAGCAGGCAGTTCGACGACCGGAACCTCGGGAACCGGTGCAGTTGCGAAGCTTTCGGGAGCTGCACTGCTCGTCATCGGCGTCAGCAACACCTGCACGGCCTTGGTCAGTCCGACGAAGATCGGTTCGGTGCCCTGCTTTTCCGCAGCGGGAACGGCGTCGCTCGCAGTGGTATCGACCGGCGCGGTTTGCAGCCACGGGCCCCAGGAGCCGTCCTCCAGTTGCCGGCGGATCTGAGCGGAAGCACCGTCGAGCTGCTCGGAGGTCAGGGCCACCATGCTGAACGGGGTGTCCTGCGTGATCTCCTTGACGGCGGCACCGAGCGGCGGACCGGTCGGATCGGCAGCTTCGGGGTTCACCGGTGCAGAGGCGTCCACCCGAGGAATCGGGGCCTGGGCGGTCGCGTTGCCCGGGGCAGGGGTGGTGAGACCCGGGATGTCGGGAATCTCGATCGGCGGGATCACGATGGAATCCGGCAGCGGCAGGTACTTCAGATCGGAGAGCCGCAGATCGGGCAACGGCAATCCGGTGAGCTCCTGCAGCGGAATCACGATGTCCGGTGCAGCGCTCAGCGCGGTCTCGACGATCTTGGTCGGCACAGTGACGGGGGTTGTCTCGTTGGCCGGTCGAACTCCGGTTGTCGTGCTGTCGGTGAGGCCTGCGACCGCGAAGGGGGTCGCGACGGCCAGTAGTGCGACAGCACCGAGAACGATCGACGGCTTCGTTCGACGGTTCGGCAAGGCGGTACTCCCTGGTTGTTGGTAGGTACGCGTCGTAGGATCTCCGATTGCTGAACAACATGAATCACATCAGCAACATGAGTCCCATCAGACACAAGGCTAAACCTTAGCTTGACAGTTAGCCATCCCCGGGAAGTTCCGGTGGCGCGGCGCGTCGGGCGCGTCACCTACGCTTTCGAGCTGTGACTGTGCACTTCATCGGAGCCGGACCGGGCGCTGCCGACCTGCTCACGCTGCGGGCCGTCGAGTTCCTGCGATCGAGCCCGGTCTGCGTCTACGCCGGTACCTACATCGACGACGCGATCCTCGACCACTGCTCGGCAGGCACCCGCCTGGTCGACACCGCGAAGCTCGATCTCGACGCCATCACCGGTGAGCTGGTCGCCGCCCACGAACGCGGCGAGGACGTCGCCCGCCTGTGCTCGGGGATCCGTCCCTCTATTCCGCCCTGGCCGAACAGTCCGCTCGACTCGACGCGGCAGGCGTGCCCTGGGACGTCACCCCTGGCGTTCCGGCCTACGCGGCCGCAGCCGCCGCACTGGGCGTCGAGCTGACGGTTCCCGAAGTGACGCAGTCGGTGGTGCTCACTCGTGCGCAGGCCCGCTCGACGGCGATGCCCGATACCGAGGCGCTGAAGAACTTCGCCGCCACCCGCGCGACCCTGGCGCTGCACCTCGCGATCACCCGCACGCGCATCCTGACCGAGGAACTGACGGAGTTCTACGGTCCGGAGTGCCCGGCCACCGTCGTCTTCCATGCCAGCAAGCCGGACGAGCTGATTCTGCGGGGCACTCTGGCCGATATCGCCGACCAGGTCGAGGCCGCCGACCTGCGGCAGGCGGCGGTGATTCTGGTGGGGCCTGCCCTGGCTCGACGCGTCGTCACCGAATCTCACCTGTACGACGCGTGCCGGGACCGATCGTGAGGATTCACCTGATCGGCATCGGTGGCGGCCACCCCGATCAGATCACCGTCCAGGCGATCCAGAAGCTGCGGGCGGTGGATGTGTTCATCGTGGCCGACAAGGGCGCATCGGTCGGCGATCTCGGGGCGGCCAGGCAGGAAATACTGGAGCGTCACCATGGCGGCAGCTACCGGGTGATCGAGGTACCCGACCCGCCGCGGGACCGATCACCCCGGCAATACGAGACCGCGGTCCTCGATTGGCACGACGCCCGCGCCCGCGCCTACGCCGATGTGCTCGACGGCCTCGACCGAGGCACCGTCGTGGGGTTTCTCGTCTGGGGCGACCCCGCGCTCTACGACAGCACCATCCGCGTCGTCGAGCGGCTGGCCGCGTTGCGCGGCGACATCGAGTTCGATGTCACACCCGGTGTCTCCAGCGTGTCGATGCTGGCGGCGAGTCATCGCCTCGTTCTCAACCGCATCGGCGGACCGATCGTCATCACCACCGGCAGAAACTTGGCGGGCGACGTCGCCGCCGGCCTCGACAACCTCGTGGTCATGCTCGACGGCAACCTGGCCTGCAGCGCGCTGACCGGCGCAGGATGGGACATCCACTGGGGTGCCAATCTGGGAACGGTGGACGAGACGCTGGTGGCAGGTCCGCTCGACGACGTGCTCGATGAGATCCGCAGCGCCCGCGAGCAGGTCAAGTCCCAGCACGGCTGGGTCATGGACACCTACCTGCTCCGACGTTCCGTTCGATGACACCGGGCCCGCCGATGGGCACCTGGCGGGGCAGAGCGGTCACGATCGTCGGATACCCTGGTTGCCCGTGACTGCTGTAAGCCCCGAGACCACCTCTTCCGACGCCTCCGTGACCGGCCGATACGACCTCATCGTCGTCGGATCCGGGTTCTTCGGACTGACCGTCGCGGAGCGGGCGGCATCCCAGTTGGGTAAGCGTGTCCTCGTGCTGGATCGGCGACACCACCTGGGCGGCAACGCGTACTCCGAGGCCGAGCCCGAGACGGGTATCGAGATTCACAAGTACGGTGCCCATCTGTTCCACACCTCGAACAAGCGGGTCTGGGAGTACGTCAACAAGTTCACCGACTTCACCGGCTACCAGCACCGTGTCTTCGCTCTGCACAAGGGCCAGTCGTATCAGTTCCCGATGGGCCTCGGCCTGATCTCGCAGTTCTTCGGCAAGTACTTCTCGCCCGCCGAGGCGCGCGCCCTCATCGAAGAGCAGTCCAGCGAGTTCGACTCCAAGGACGCGCAGAACTTCGAGGAGAAAGCGATCTCGCTGATCGGTCGCCCGCTCTACGAGGCATTCATCAAGGACTACACCGCCAAGCAGTGGCAGACCGATCCGAAGAACCTGCCCGCGGGCAACATCACTCGATTGCCGGTGCGGTACACGTTCGACAATCGCTACTTCAACGACACCTACGAGGGCCTGCCGGTCGACGGCTACACCGCGTGGCTCGAGAAGATGGCCGCCGACGAGAAGATCGAGGTCCGGTTGAACACGGACTGGTTCGACGTCAAAGCCGAGCTGGTGGCCGAGAGCCCCGACGCTCCCATCGTCTACACCGGCCCACTGGACCGCTACTTCGACTACGCCGAGGGCGAACTCGGCTGGCGCACAATCGATTTCGAGACCGAAGTACTCCCGACGGGTGACTTCCAGGGCACCCCGGTGATGAACTACAACGACGGCGACGTGCCGTTCATTCGGATCCACGAGTTCCGGCACTTCCACCCCGAGCGCCAGTATCCGACCGACAAGACGGTCATCATGCGTGAGTTCTCCCGCTTCGCCAAGAGCGGCGACGAGCCGTACTACCCGATCAACACCCCCGACGACCGGCAGAAGCTCGAGGCCTACCGCGACCGCGCCAAGGCCGAAGCAGCGTCCAACAAAGTACTGTTCGGTGGACGCCTCGGCACGTACCAGTACCTGGACATGCACATGGCCATCGCGAGCGCACTGAACATGTACGAGAACACCCTGGTTCCGTACTTCGAGATCGGTGCTCCTCTGGCAGGCGACAAGTGACCGCCAAGCACCTGCTCGAGGACGGCATCACCGACGCCGCGCCGGTTCTGGGTAAGTCGCTGTTGCAGCGCGTACTGCTGCCGCGTTCCGGTGAACCGCTCGACGTGCGCACGCTGTACCTCGAAGAAGCGCTCACCAATGCCAAACGAGCACACTCGCTCTCGCGAACCTCGGTCACCATCGGTTCCGAGTCCGAGGTGTCGTTCTGCACCTACTTCAACGCATTCCCGGCGAGCTACTGGCGGCGCTACAGCGTCCTGAAGTCCGTGGTGCTCCGCGTCGAGGTCTCCGGCCACTGCCGAATAGACGTCTACCGGTCCAAGGCCGACGCGTCGCGCATCCACGTCGAGGGCCGCGAGGCGGTCGACGGCGATGCGGCGCAGGAATTTCTGATCGATCTCGGTCCGTTCGAGGACGGCGGTTGGATCTGGTTCGACATCACCTCCGACTCCGAGGTGGTGCTCGAGAGTGCGGGTTGGTACGCCCCGATCGAGGCTCCGGGGGAAGCGACCGTCGCGGTCGGCATCCCCACCTTCAATCGCCCGACCGACGCCGTCAAAGCCCTTGTCGCCCTTGGGTCGGACCCCCTGGTGCTGGACGTGATCCAGGCCGTGATCATGCCCGATCAGGGCACCCGCAAGGCGAAGGACGAGCCCGGATTCGACGAGGCCGCCGCGGCCCTGGGCGGCAGGCTCGCCATCCACGATCAGGCCAACCTCGGCGGGTCCGGCGGATACAGCCGCATCATGTACGAGGCGCTGAACAACACTGCCTGCCAACACATCCTGTTCATGGACGACGACATCGAGATCGAGCCCGACTCGATTCTGCGGGCGCTGGCCATGTCTCGGTTCGCCAAGGTCCCCACACTCGTCGGCGGCCAGATGCTCAACCTGCAGGCGCGCAGTCATCTGCACGTCATGGGCGAAGTGATCGATCGCAGCAACTTCATGTGGACCGGCGCACAGAACGTGGAGTACGACCACGACTTCTCCGAGGATCCACTGCGTACCAGCAAACTGCTGCACCGCCGCATCGACGTCGACTACAACGGCTGGTGGATGTGCATGATTCCGCGGGTCGTCGCTGAGGAACTCGGGCAACCGCTGCCGCTGTTCATCAAGTGGGACGACGCCGAATACGGCTTGCGCGCACGCGAAGCCGGCTATCCGACGGTGACGCTGCCGGGCGCGGCCATCTGGCACATGGCGTGGAGCGACAAGGACGACGCCATCGACTGGCAGGCGTACTTCCATCTGCGCAACCGCCTGGTGGTCGCATCGCTGCACATGCCGGGCGACGGCAAGGGGCTGGTGCTCGACACGATCAAGGCCACGGTCAAGCATCTGCTGTGCCTCGAGTACTCGACCGTCGCGATCCAGAACCTCGCGATCCGCGACTTCCTCGCCGGCCCCGAGCACATCCTCGAGATCCTGCCCACCGCGCTGCCGACCGTGCACGCA
This genomic window contains:
- a CDS encoding glycosyltransferase, coding for MTAKHLLEDGITDAAPVLGKSLLQRVLLPRSGEPLDVRTLYLEEALTNAKRAHSLSRTSVTIGSESEVSFCTYFNAFPASYWRRYSVLKSVVLRVEVSGHCRIDVYRSKADASRIHVEGREAVDGDAAQEFLIDLGPFEDGGWIWFDITSDSEVVLESAGWYAPIEAPGEATVAVGIPTFNRPTDAVKALVALGSDPLVLDVIQAVIMPDQGTRKAKDEPGFDEAAAALGGRLAIHDQANLGGSGGYSRIMYEALNNTACQHILFMDDDIEIEPDSILRALAMSRFAKVPTLVGGQMLNLQARSHLHVMGEVIDRSNFMWTGAQNVEYDHDFSEDPLRTSKLLHRRIDVDYNGWWMCMIPRVVAEELGQPLPLFIKWDDAEYGLRAREAGYPTVTLPGAAIWHMAWSDKDDAIDWQAYFHLRNRLVVASLHMPGDGKGLVLDTIKATVKHLLCLEYSTVAIQNLAIRDFLAGPEHILEILPTALPTVHALRKEFPDAVVVGSSTELPLASGEEVGAVGLPTNPLAKIGRLAKGLLHNAKPAHTQHHDRPQLNVPTLDARWFLLSQVDGVTVTTADGRGVVYRKRDRQQAAALLKEALTLRKQLAAEFPALKARYRDAVPHLTSKETWERVFRYQA